The Toxoplasma gondii ME49 chromosome III, whole genome shotgun sequence genome includes a window with the following:
- a CDS encoding hypothetical protein (encoded by transcript TGME49_254320) produces MSASIPSPSISLWTPAPFPSRQRCPTEQAVLRRLSGDEASCGASPSSSVGVPSEDQPSLQQQPASLSSGSVNASTCSREPYTTARSSRSPPDNSGGAEGQVGGQPWQEAASDDVTRGEMETRRHGNSTGHRLTEEKRLLAVSPHISPTQIQFSPRQERCDSPPSLETHTSHEGACASPLSLLECVSPSVACSHEAVGHCPANELSLSARRGNQPPGHVLSGSCLRVPQVTPFPTTIFPPPQHRAGPMLRHTQLQQVTAADAHAGSLLCHRTTAMSPAGTSAHSAESTENDGIMPTNGEGTLGDTHSLPRRSAPQSERCHILGSRHDDELSLTRFDSLVGVAKGGRVSVRHTEATSVHPLVLPTPARRANSPDTLGASNEMTIHEPSIAHQSNGPESDVRITSPSCSLPSAGQDLAGDSPTPEGSTGDEQPSEPNCLFPTVGPSMTGRDLFLLEMWLAPELCRDLQPPSTLSQLRRQLLNLWEEQLTPEQREVYNEVIVRRYTEERQGVEEWKFENSPPWWKAGY; encoded by the coding sequence ATGAGCGCGTCCATCCCCTCTCCGTCAATTTCCCTATGGACACCcgctccttttccttctcgtcagCGGTGCCCAACTGAGCAGGCGGTTTTGCGGCGGTTGTCAGGAGATGAAGCTTCTTGTGGGGCATCTCCTAGTTCTTCAGTCGGAGTACCATCCGAGGACCAACCCAGTCTGCAACAGCAACCAGCCTCTCTCTCAAGTGGCTCAGTGAACGCAAGCACTTGCAGTCGAGAACCATATACTACTGCTCGGTCTTCTCGATCTCCACCTGACAACAGCGGCGGCGCTGAAGGACAGGTCGGGGGACAGCCATGGCAAGAGGCAGCGAGCGACGACGTCACCCGTGGCGAAATGGAGACCCGTCGACACGGGAACTCGACCGGGCATCGCctcacagaagaaaaacgactcttggctgtctctccacatATCAGTCCCACGCAAATCCAGTTTTCACCGAGACAAGAACGTTGCGACTCGCCGCCGTCGCTTGAGACGCACACCTCCCATGAAGGCGCATGTGCTTCGccgctctcccttcttgaatgtgtctctccctccgttGCCTGCAGCCACGAAGCAGTAGGCCACTGCCCAGCCAACGAGCTAAGCCTGTCAGCACGGCGGGGCAATCAACCTCCAGGGCATGTACTGAGTGGTTCATGTTTGAGAGTGCCTCAGGTCACACCATTCCCCACTACTATATTTCCTCCGCCGCAACATCGTGCTGGCCCCATGTTGAGACACACACAACTCCAACAAGTCACCGCAGctgacgcgcatgcaggctctCTCCTGTGTCATCGGACAACGGCGATGTCGCCAGCAGGAACCTCAGCACATTCTGCGGAGTCAACGGAGAATGACGGTATCATGCCGACAAATGGAGAAGGCACATTGGGGGACACCCATTCGCTGCCTCGCAGGTCTGCTCCGCAGTCAGAACGCTGCCATATCCTAGGATCAAGACACGACGACGAACTGTCCCTGACTCGTTTTGACTCACTTGTGGGAGTTGCGAAAGGGGGGCGTGTGTCTGTAAGGCACACAGAGGCGACATCGGTTCATCCTTTGGTCTTGCCAACCCCCGCTCGACGAGCAAATTCACCCGACACTCTCGGTGCATCGAATGAGATGACAATTCATGAACCATCGATAGCGCACCAATCGAATGGACCCGAATCAGACGTGAGGATAACTTCGCCTTCATGCTCTTTGCCAAGCGCGGGCCAAGACCTGGCGGGAGACTCCCCCACACCAGAAGGTTCTACTGGAGATGAGCAGCCTTCTGAACCCAACTGCCTGTTTCCCACCGTTGGGCCATCGATGACCGGTCGAGATCTATTCTTGCTGGAAATGTGGCTTGCACCTGAGTTGTGTCGAGACCTACAGCCACCCTCCACGCTCAGTCAACTGCGAAGGCAGTTGCTGAACTTGTGGGAAGAGCAATTGACGCCGGAGCAACGGGAGGTGTACAATGAAGTGATTGTACGGAGGTATACCGAAGAAAGGCAAGGTGTAGAGGAGTGGAAATTTGAGAACTCCCCTCCTTGGTGGAAGGCTGGATATTAA